A single genomic interval of uncultured Cohaesibacter sp. harbors:
- a CDS encoding MarR family winged helix-turn-helix transcriptional regulator, with protein MSKSGDAIQVSMFDSLPDLAPQKTQLKPGEDEASAKPAKLRKKVSPATALANEEAFTLENFLPYRILEVAQGISRRISRVLHDEWDMSIAEWQVLASLARDGAVSVREIEPRTLLDTVAVSRAAKRLTDRKFIKRDVNKQDKRLVVLKTTKKGRDIASEIGHYVMDMEIEFLKGMNVQDRIRLSQLLKSLR; from the coding sequence ATGTCCAAATCTGGTGATGCCATTCAGGTTTCCATGTTCGACAGCTTGCCGGATCTGGCCCCTCAGAAAACCCAGCTCAAGCCGGGAGAGGATGAGGCCAGCGCCAAGCCTGCCAAATTGAGAAAGAAGGTGTCGCCAGCCACGGCGCTTGCCAACGAAGAGGCGTTCACACTCGAGAATTTTCTCCCCTATCGCATTCTTGAAGTGGCCCAGGGCATTTCCCGTCGCATTAGCCGCGTGCTGCATGATGAGTGGGATATGAGCATAGCCGAATGGCAGGTGCTTGCTAGTCTGGCACGGGATGGCGCTGTTTCCGTGCGCGAGATCGAGCCGCGCACCTTGCTAGATACCGTCGCCGTTTCCCGTGCGGCCAAGCGTTTGACGGATCGCAAATTTATCAAGCGCGACGTGAACAAGCAGGACAAGCGGTTGGTGGTTCTCAAGACCACGAAGAAGGGGCGCGATATTGCGTCTGAAATTGGTCACTATGTGATGGACATGGAGATCGAGTTTCTGAAAGGCATGAATGTGCAGGACCGTATTCGTCTTTCCCAGCTGCTGAAATCCTTGCGCTAA